A genomic window from Pelagicoccus albus includes:
- a CDS encoding LacI family DNA-binding transcriptional regulator has translation MRRITLADIAKKAGYHPTTISMALRNHPRLPAETTKKIQALADEMGYRPDPALGALVAYRRNASPKQQAAPIAYLTYWRTEWGWKKSIPHRNFYEGAVERANQLGYKIDHFWLGKPGLSHERINEILLARGIRGLIIASHKLGEDREPRLQWDKYSSVKIDFFPTSLHVHTISNDQRAIIQLAFRKAREAGYKRIGFVLPRWWDAYVNHAWTAGFLASQLQVPEQDRVPIKIFDTEARSSVGMPVAEFESWRKEHNPEVVIGYSEFVKSAFELLQIKTPEDFAYIDICPETKDSGNAGVFNNCLRVGELAVEILAGQLQQNQIGLPDYPTVTKVEGTWIDGTSLPLASNPALAVSEV, from the coding sequence ATGCGCCGTATTACCCTTGCAGACATAGCCAAGAAAGCTGGCTACCACCCCACCACCATCTCCATGGCCTTGCGCAACCATCCTAGGTTGCCGGCCGAAACGACCAAAAAAATCCAAGCTCTGGCGGACGAGATGGGCTATCGTCCCGATCCGGCACTAGGAGCGCTTGTAGCATACCGCCGCAACGCATCGCCTAAACAGCAGGCTGCCCCGATCGCTTATCTGACCTATTGGCGCACAGAGTGGGGCTGGAAGAAAAGCATACCGCACCGCAATTTCTACGAAGGAGCAGTCGAGCGAGCCAACCAGCTGGGTTATAAAATTGACCATTTTTGGTTGGGCAAGCCGGGGCTCTCCCACGAGCGGATAAATGAAATCCTGCTCGCTCGCGGTATCCGCGGTTTGATTATCGCCTCCCACAAACTGGGGGAAGACCGTGAGCCCAGATTACAGTGGGACAAGTATAGCTCGGTGAAAATCGACTTTTTCCCGACCTCGCTGCACGTGCATACCATCTCCAATGACCAGCGAGCCATAATCCAACTCGCCTTCCGCAAGGCTCGCGAAGCGGGCTACAAACGTATCGGTTTCGTATTGCCGCGTTGGTGGGACGCCTACGTCAACCACGCTTGGACCGCCGGATTTCTAGCTAGCCAATTGCAGGTACCGGAGCAGGATCGCGTACCTATCAAGATTTTCGATACAGAAGCCCGCTCTTCCGTGGGAATGCCCGTAGCTGAATTCGAAAGCTGGCGCAAGGAGCACAATCCGGAAGTCGTTATCGGCTACTCCGAGTTTGTTAAGTCAGCCTTCGAACTCCTGCAGATAAAAACACCGGAGGATTTCGCCTATATCGATATCTGCCCAGAGACGAAAGACAGCGGAAACGCGGGCGTATTTAATAATTGCCTACGCGTTGGAGAACTAGCTGTGGAAATCCTAGCGGGTCAACTTCAACAAAACCAGATAGGCCTGCCGGATTATCCGACTGTCACCAAAGTGGAAGGTACTTGGATCGACGGGACCTCATTGCCCCTCGCCTCAAACCCCGCTCTCGCCGTTTCCGAGGTCTAG
- a CDS encoding sensor histidine kinase → MVRFHPTAYTPLTHSSPYRLVVILLVAHSLLAGYFSPSLSAEEDPNLITTAAQARALTPEEAAEERPILLRGCFMGSGAFSFSFQDETGPLFIFTEPHLSEGFEIGDLVEVVGVTNPGDYAPCAYARSIKKIGTVEVPKPIKTTIAELSYGQMDAYWVQVEGIVRNMEIVPDILVPGPDQPEPDPENMHTKLKLADGNSTSVVEVTSILDPALYIDAKIRVTGHCFYLHNGNRQFVRPNIHTLHDEVPEIIEPPLHRDFEGETRPVSSLSTFDHTGGNPGRRVHVRGVVTHQREGIAVWIRDRGQSLQIQAPQTESLSPGDVIDVLGFPEPGTYSPVLEDAEFKKTSQTTPPEPVPLQDLRMIIRHDSDLVQLEAELTEIQRYAESVELTLEALGTTVRASLLSSSDFDSLADWRPGSIVRASGIATVGEGETKPLNGIWFSESLHLLLRSPEDLAIITPAPWWNAQRISYALGAVLVLALIMIAGIVWFSKRRFREQQLQRAMAESEFSAILSERNRVAREIHDTLAQNIGAISVHLELVRTDSKNLSEPTQNHIQTAHKLARTALADARESIWNMRSQVLEKYDLGGALKRIATQLTENTGIDTLVEIKGDRRRLPPIVENNLLRIGQEAVTNACKHAEPTRISVRLVYSERKVELSISDNGKGFRTDAVPSGAKRSFGLVGIQERIELLGGEIEIKSEVGKGTEIKATAQD, encoded by the coding sequence ATGGTTCGATTTCATCCTACCGCCTACACCCCATTGACGCATTCATCTCCCTACAGATTAGTGGTGATCTTACTCGTCGCCCATTCACTGCTAGCTGGATATTTTTCTCCCAGCCTATCGGCAGAGGAAGATCCAAACCTCATCACCACAGCAGCGCAGGCTCGCGCCTTGACTCCAGAAGAAGCAGCAGAAGAGCGGCCCATCCTCTTGCGAGGTTGCTTCATGGGCAGCGGCGCGTTTTCTTTCTCCTTTCAGGACGAAACAGGACCGCTCTTCATCTTCACCGAACCCCATCTCAGCGAGGGGTTTGAGATCGGAGATCTCGTCGAAGTGGTCGGCGTAACAAATCCGGGTGACTACGCCCCTTGCGCCTACGCTAGATCCATCAAGAAAATCGGCACCGTAGAGGTTCCAAAACCGATCAAGACTACCATCGCAGAGCTAAGCTACGGCCAGATGGACGCTTATTGGGTGCAGGTCGAAGGAATCGTGCGAAACATGGAGATCGTGCCTGACATACTGGTGCCTGGTCCGGACCAGCCAGAGCCCGATCCCGAAAACATGCATACAAAACTCAAGCTGGCTGATGGGAATTCAACCTCCGTAGTAGAGGTCACTAGTATTCTCGATCCCGCTCTCTATATCGACGCCAAGATTCGCGTGACGGGGCACTGCTTCTATTTGCACAACGGGAACCGCCAATTCGTCCGGCCCAATATCCACACACTCCACGATGAGGTGCCCGAAATCATCGAACCTCCCCTACATCGAGACTTCGAGGGAGAGACTCGCCCCGTCTCTAGCCTCTCAACCTTTGACCACACTGGCGGAAACCCTGGCCGACGAGTTCACGTACGTGGCGTCGTGACTCACCAAAGAGAAGGGATTGCGGTTTGGATCCGAGATCGTGGACAAAGCCTTCAAATCCAAGCCCCTCAAACCGAATCCCTCTCACCCGGCGACGTAATTGACGTCTTGGGCTTCCCCGAACCGGGCACCTATAGCCCCGTGTTGGAGGACGCGGAATTCAAGAAAACCAGCCAAACGACCCCGCCCGAGCCGGTCCCGCTGCAGGACCTTCGCATGATCATCAGGCACGATTCGGATCTCGTGCAACTGGAGGCCGAACTGACCGAAATCCAGCGTTACGCGGAAAGCGTAGAGCTTACTCTGGAGGCACTCGGCACCACCGTACGAGCTTCGCTCCTCAGCAGCTCAGACTTTGACTCCCTCGCTGACTGGCGCCCCGGCAGCATCGTTCGAGCATCCGGCATAGCCACAGTCGGAGAAGGCGAAACCAAGCCTCTCAACGGCATCTGGTTTTCGGAGTCGCTGCACCTCCTTCTGCGCAGTCCCGAAGACTTAGCTATCATCACTCCCGCCCCCTGGTGGAACGCGCAACGCATCTCCTACGCCTTGGGCGCCGTCTTAGTCCTAGCCCTCATTATGATCGCCGGTATCGTCTGGTTCTCCAAACGGCGTTTCCGTGAACAACAATTGCAGCGGGCGATGGCAGAATCGGAATTTTCCGCTATCCTTTCAGAGCGTAACCGAGTCGCACGCGAGATTCACGATACACTGGCACAAAACATCGGGGCGATCTCCGTGCACCTCGAACTCGTTCGTACGGATTCAAAAAACCTCAGCGAACCTACTCAAAACCACATTCAAACCGCCCACAAACTTGCTCGCACAGCCCTCGCGGACGCCCGTGAATCGATCTGGAACATGCGCTCTCAGGTCTTAGAAAAATATGACCTCGGAGGGGCCCTAAAGAGAATCGCCACGCAGCTAACCGAAAATACCGGCATCGACACCCTCGTCGAAATCAAAGGCGATCGCCGACGCCTGCCCCCAATCGTGGAAAACAATCTCCTGCGAATCGGACAAGAGGCAGTCACCAACGCCTGCAAGCACGCCGAACCAACCCGCATTTCCGTAAGGCTCGTCTACAGCGAACGAAAAGTTGAGCTAAGCATCTCGGATAACGGGAAAGGCTTCCGCACCGACGCCGTTCCCTCTGGTGCGAAACGCAGTTTCGGATTGGTTGGGATCCAAGAGCGAATCGAACTGCTCGGGGGCGAGATCGAGATAAAAAGCGAAGTAGGAAAAGGAACCGAAATCAAAGCGACAGCCCAAGACTAG
- the chrA gene encoding chromate efflux transporter has product MKEIFLTFLRLGCYAFGGPTAHMGYYFEEFVRRQKWLSEADYADTVALCQFLPGPSSSQVGFAIGLRRGGIAGAFLAWIGFTLPSAILMISLALGLKYAGDLSEAGWVTGLKLVAVAVVANASWNMAKSLCPDRSRATIAVIVTIGLLLADSPLYQLLAILFGALAGLFLYQKEAEPPASPHVPETRSKKSGALYLAAFFTLLFGLPAASHFLPDNQELEIGTSFYQAGSLVFGGGHVVLPLLESSTVQRGWIDESSFLAGYGAAQALPGPLFAFSAFLGTAMTNGPQGIAGGVFSLIMIYLPAWLLVLGAIPFWERIRTIKGARAVLMGANAAVVGLLFAALYDPIWTGTIKGNATFCFGLAAFLALRIWKMPPWLLAATGAILGQLLLG; this is encoded by the coding sequence ATGAAAGAAATCTTCCTCACATTCCTGCGGCTCGGCTGTTACGCCTTTGGCGGACCGACCGCCCACATGGGCTACTACTTTGAGGAATTCGTAAGACGGCAGAAGTGGTTGAGCGAGGCCGACTACGCCGACACCGTGGCCCTCTGCCAATTTCTGCCAGGGCCCTCGAGCAGCCAAGTCGGCTTCGCTATCGGACTACGTCGGGGAGGCATAGCAGGAGCGTTTCTGGCCTGGATAGGCTTCACCCTTCCTTCCGCCATTCTGATGATCAGTTTGGCGTTGGGATTGAAATACGCAGGGGATTTATCGGAAGCGGGCTGGGTGACTGGGCTTAAACTCGTCGCGGTCGCTGTCGTGGCCAACGCGTCTTGGAACATGGCTAAATCGCTTTGCCCCGATCGTAGCCGGGCTACGATAGCGGTGATCGTGACTATCGGACTCTTGTTGGCCGACTCGCCGCTCTATCAATTGCTCGCCATTCTATTCGGAGCTCTCGCAGGGCTGTTCCTCTACCAGAAGGAGGCGGAACCACCCGCTTCACCCCATGTGCCCGAGACAAGGAGTAAAAAAAGCGGAGCCCTGTACCTCGCCGCTTTCTTCACGCTCCTATTTGGCCTACCGGCAGCTTCACACTTTCTGCCCGACAACCAAGAGCTGGAAATCGGCACCTCATTCTACCAGGCGGGCTCTCTCGTTTTTGGAGGTGGCCATGTGGTACTCCCACTTCTCGAAAGCTCCACCGTACAACGTGGCTGGATCGACGAGTCGTCATTCCTCGCTGGATACGGAGCAGCTCAAGCCCTACCGGGGCCGCTATTCGCTTTCTCTGCCTTTTTGGGAACCGCGATGACAAATGGCCCCCAAGGGATAGCGGGCGGAGTGTTCTCACTGATCATGATCTACCTGCCGGCCTGGCTTCTCGTCTTGGGAGCCATACCTTTCTGGGAACGGATTCGAACGATAAAAGGGGCTCGGGCAGTTTTGATGGGAGCGAATGCCGCCGTCGTTGGACTTTTGTTTGCCGCTCTCTACGACCCGATTTGGACTGGAACGATCAAGGGAAACGCGACCTTCTGCTTCGGACTCGCCGCCTTTTTAGCCCTCCGGATCTGGAAAATGCCACCGTGGCTCTTAGCCGCTACCGGAGCAATTCTGGGACAACTTTTGTTAGGCTAG
- a CDS encoding glycoside hydrolase family 30 protein → MKKKNLSAAICCGLSLSIYSFAAPSPIWFSSQEGKTWQQHELANISPASESEAPNLRFDPSRTYQTIDGFGGSFNELGWVALKTATPADRTAALEALFGDDGCGFTLARIPIGSSDFAINLDGDPSTPDDDDYSLAETPEDYQLKHFSIDRDRKNLLPYIKAAMETQPNLQCWASPWSPPEWMKENNFYAGGSLRWEPKVLKTYANYFSKWINAYQDEGVNIFAVTPQNEPNQWQPFPSCVYTGDQLAEFIGDYLGPTLAKKNKEVELWFGINGDPQHDGDNFNNRIVSVLEDKEANSYLTGIAFQYDSKNQIAVANEVYPDKKLMQSESICFNGDNSWAQAMELYRLIKRHIDGGANQYYAWNMVLDDSGLGPWNWRQNAPISVEKATGKVIYNGEFFTYKHFSHYVRPGAKKILSTGDWGDCIAFLYTDGSVVAVIANSSNDPHVASLQVAGSDIVVSQEFPAQSINTVVFPAP, encoded by the coding sequence ATGAAAAAGAAAAACCTGTCGGCGGCCATCTGCTGCGGATTATCGCTATCCATCTATTCTTTCGCAGCTCCTAGTCCTATCTGGTTTAGCAGTCAGGAAGGAAAAACATGGCAGCAGCATGAACTTGCGAACATTTCCCCGGCTTCGGAATCCGAAGCCCCAAACCTGCGCTTCGACCCTTCCCGCACCTACCAAACGATTGATGGCTTTGGCGGCTCGTTCAACGAACTCGGCTGGGTCGCCCTAAAAACAGCGACTCCCGCGGACAGAACAGCCGCTCTAGAAGCTCTTTTTGGCGACGATGGCTGCGGCTTCACCCTTGCTAGAATCCCCATCGGCTCTAGCGATTTCGCCATCAATCTCGATGGAGATCCATCCACTCCCGACGATGACGACTATTCGCTCGCGGAGACTCCGGAGGACTACCAGCTAAAGCACTTCTCCATCGACCGAGACCGCAAGAACCTGCTCCCCTACATCAAAGCGGCAATGGAAACCCAACCCAACCTACAGTGTTGGGCATCTCCTTGGAGCCCTCCAGAGTGGATGAAGGAAAACAATTTCTACGCGGGCGGTTCACTCCGTTGGGAGCCCAAAGTACTAAAGACTTACGCCAACTACTTCTCCAAATGGATCAACGCCTACCAAGACGAAGGCGTGAACATCTTCGCTGTCACCCCCCAGAACGAACCAAACCAGTGGCAACCCTTTCCTTCCTGCGTGTACACCGGAGATCAACTCGCTGAATTCATAGGAGATTATCTTGGCCCGACTTTAGCAAAGAAGAATAAGGAGGTGGAGCTCTGGTTCGGCATCAATGGAGATCCCCAACACGACGGTGACAACTTCAACAACCGAATTGTATCCGTCCTAGAAGACAAAGAGGCTAATTCCTACCTCACCGGCATCGCCTTCCAGTACGATAGCAAAAACCAAATTGCCGTCGCCAACGAAGTCTATCCGGACAAGAAATTGATGCAGAGCGAATCCATATGCTTCAACGGCGACAATAGCTGGGCTCAAGCTATGGAGTTGTACAGGCTAATAAAGCGCCACATCGATGGCGGAGCCAACCAGTACTACGCATGGAATATGGTTCTCGATGACAGCGGACTTGGTCCTTGGAACTGGCGGCAAAATGCTCCGATCAGCGTCGAGAAGGCTACTGGCAAGGTTATCTACAACGGCGAATTCTTCACCTATAAGCACTTCAGCCACTACGTACGTCCTGGAGCAAAAAAAATCCTGAGCACCGGAGATTGGGGGGATTGTATCGCTTTTCTGTATACGGATGGTTCAGTCGTCGCAGTCATTGCTAATTCTTCAAACGATCCACATGTCGCCAGCTTACAGGTGGCAGGATCAGACATAGTCGTATCTCAGGAGTTTCCAGCCCAATCGATCAATACGGTCGTTTTCCCAGCTCCTTAA
- a CDS encoding response regulator: MNSGIPKDTSEETREASRSNIKILVVDDHPSMRMGIIALIDSQPNMEVVAEASDGEEAIEVYDDVLPDIVLMDLRMHRMGGAEAILSICRKHPDAKIIVLSTYDLDEDIYRAIQSGAKSYLLKDMAVEEIAGTIRGVFEGDEILPRQVADRLEERSQRQQLTEREKEVLESLIKGRSNKEIAQNLSVSDETVKSHLKTLFVKLGVRDRTEAAITAIRHGIVHLH; encoded by the coding sequence ATGAATTCTGGAATCCCCAAAGACACGTCGGAGGAGACCCGTGAGGCATCTCGTTCGAACATAAAGATACTGGTCGTTGACGACCATCCCTCGATGCGGATGGGAATCATCGCTTTGATCGACAGTCAGCCCAACATGGAGGTCGTTGCGGAAGCTTCGGATGGTGAGGAGGCGATCGAGGTCTATGACGACGTTTTGCCAGACATCGTCCTGATGGACCTGCGCATGCATCGCATGGGTGGAGCGGAAGCTATCCTCTCGATCTGCAGGAAGCATCCGGATGCTAAAATTATCGTACTCTCTACTTACGATTTAGACGAGGATATCTATCGAGCCATTCAAAGCGGGGCCAAATCCTATCTGCTCAAAGACATGGCCGTAGAAGAAATTGCGGGAACGATTCGGGGGGTATTCGAGGGAGACGAGATACTCCCCCGCCAGGTCGCCGATCGCTTGGAAGAACGGTCCCAGCGCCAGCAGTTGACTGAACGAGAAAAAGAAGTCCTAGAGTCGCTGATCAAGGGTCGTAGCAACAAGGAGATCGCTCAAAATCTGTCCGTTTCAGATGAAACAGTAAAATCCCATCTGAAGACGCTTTTCGTCAAATTGGGTGTTAGAGATCGTACTGAGGCAGCCATTACAGCGATACGTCACGGTATTGTGCATCTGCACTGA
- a CDS encoding REP-associated tyrosine transposase has translation MPHFTPRKYLFHTPPDWIDTTKAHYFITICCQPRYKNQLANPEIASAIYDGLNFRIKRSLLYPYLFLLMPDHLHAIIGYNAKLEPLDKLIASFKQRLAQQHGIKWQKGFFDHRLRNDDSYEEKTHYILQNPVRAELCETAEEWPYKWFANDFR, from the coding sequence ATGCCCCATTTCACCCCGCGGAAATACCTTTTCCATACTCCGCCTGACTGGATCGACACGACCAAAGCACACTACTTCATAACCATCTGCTGCCAACCCCGCTACAAGAACCAACTTGCCAACCCCGAAATCGCTTCCGCGATCTACGATGGACTCAATTTCCGCATTAAAAGATCACTTCTCTATCCGTATCTCTTTTTGCTGATGCCCGACCACCTGCATGCAATCATTGGATACAACGCAAAGCTCGAACCGCTCGACAAACTAATCGCATCCTTCAAACAACGCCTCGCTCAACAGCACGGCATCAAATGGCAAAAAGGTTTCTTCGATCACCGACTCCGCAACGACGATTCGTATGAAGAAAAAACCCACTACATCTTACAAAACCCAGTACGAGCAGAGCTTTGCGAAACCGCAGAAGAATGGCCCTACAAGTGGTTCGCCAACGATTTCAGGTAG
- a CDS encoding IclR family transcriptional regulator: MISEMMTGEIESKAGGIQVIARAADVLRILARNSAGLSLAGIAKEADLARSTVQRIVQALEAEGFVESSGSAGGYQLGPALSELVYCRQIDIASEVRPHLERLSAELKETVALFTLSGSKLSAIDRCIPESLLRVVFPVGAIPHPAHELAPGRAILGELPEDQVRTILESTLPAEKVEKELATIEPQPEGARDTGVYIRGVCGFSVPLRTQFGVYALCAVLPDLRAEGREGIILSALQRSRVQIESKIGSDRFD, from the coding sequence ATGATCTCAGAAATGATGACGGGAGAAATTGAGAGTAAAGCCGGCGGTATTCAGGTGATTGCCCGGGCTGCTGATGTCTTGAGGATTCTGGCGAGAAATTCGGCTGGTTTGAGTTTGGCAGGGATTGCCAAAGAGGCGGATTTGGCTCGCTCCACGGTGCAGCGAATCGTGCAAGCTCTAGAAGCCGAGGGATTTGTGGAATCTTCTGGCTCTGCCGGCGGCTACCAGCTTGGTCCGGCTCTCTCGGAGTTGGTCTACTGCAGGCAGATCGATATCGCCTCTGAAGTGCGCCCGCATTTGGAGCGCCTTTCGGCTGAGTTGAAAGAGACGGTAGCTCTTTTCACCCTATCGGGATCCAAGCTATCCGCCATCGATCGTTGCATCCCAGAGTCATTGCTTAGGGTTGTTTTTCCGGTAGGAGCCATTCCTCATCCCGCCCACGAGCTTGCCCCCGGCCGGGCGATCCTGGGTGAATTGCCGGAGGATCAGGTTCGAACTATTTTAGAAAGTACCTTACCGGCGGAAAAGGTGGAAAAGGAGCTCGCTACCATCGAACCGCAACCTGAAGGGGCACGTGATACCGGAGTATACATCCGAGGTGTCTGCGGATTTTCCGTGCCCCTCCGGACTCAGTTTGGTGTTTACGCGCTCTGCGCTGTTTTGCCCGATTTAAGAGCCGAAGGGCGTGAAGGGATAATTCTCTCAGCCCTGCAACGCAGCCGCGTGCAGATCGAAAGCAAGATAGGTTCTGACCGTTTCGATTAA
- a CDS encoding NPCBM/NEW2 domain-containing protein gives MKPLIVCGAVAALSFSFNPVQAEPSHWVLAPTPPMGWNSWDIFGTSVTEAQVREQADAMAELLLPSGYDVLTVDIQWYEPGATGHHYKAGAELSMDQYSRLTPAVNRFPSAEGGKGFKPLADYVRSKGLKFGIHIMRGIPRQAVDRDTALLGTDATAAEVGIVSSICPWNPDMYGVDATTEDGQAYYDSIFQMYADWGVDYVKVDDISRPYDDVQKAEIEAIRKAIDKTGRPIVLSLSPGATPIEAGEHVSEHANLWRITDDFWDRWGLLEAMFERTDTWTPFRKPGAWPDADMLPIGIVEFDRPTNFTKDEQYTLMTLWCIARSPLIFGGDMTKLDDFTLKMLTHPPMLEVNQNSTNNRQVSRERNHIVWVADVPGSDDKYVALFNAQSEGENLDFEDADYASPVIAGKGQSQEVSLNIGDATRLVLFVTDGGDGISWDHAVWVEPTLHGPEGTLSLTELEWTYADSGWGSPQVDLTCEGQPLKAEGNSVSGIGTHSQSKIIFDIPAGYDRFTTKGVVTEDGSVMFGVLAEDASKSIEVDTSVSVALKDLGLSGKVKVVDLWTEEALGEFEGNFEREIAPHGAGLYRFTPLL, from the coding sequence ATGAAGCCACTAATCGTTTGCGGTGCCGTTGCCGCCCTTAGTTTCTCTTTCAACCCCGTTCAAGCTGAACCCAGCCACTGGGTGCTAGCCCCCACTCCGCCAATGGGTTGGAATAGTTGGGATATATTCGGGACCTCAGTCACCGAGGCCCAGGTTCGGGAGCAAGCCGATGCCATGGCGGAGCTGCTCTTGCCCTCGGGCTACGATGTATTGACGGTAGACATACAGTGGTACGAGCCGGGCGCCACCGGTCACCACTATAAGGCTGGTGCGGAGTTGAGTATGGATCAATATAGTCGGCTAACTCCGGCTGTGAACCGATTTCCTTCAGCCGAAGGCGGAAAAGGCTTCAAGCCTCTTGCCGATTACGTGCGTTCGAAGGGGTTGAAGTTCGGTATCCACATTATGCGAGGAATTCCTCGCCAAGCTGTGGACCGCGACACCGCCCTTTTAGGCACAGATGCGACTGCAGCGGAGGTTGGGATCGTTTCTTCGATCTGTCCTTGGAATCCGGATATGTACGGTGTGGATGCTACGACCGAAGATGGCCAAGCCTACTACGATTCGATTTTTCAAATGTATGCCGATTGGGGAGTCGACTATGTGAAGGTGGATGATATCTCCCGCCCCTATGACGATGTGCAAAAGGCGGAAATCGAAGCCATTCGCAAGGCCATCGACAAAACAGGTCGGCCGATCGTCCTAAGCCTATCTCCAGGAGCGACTCCGATAGAGGCGGGTGAGCATGTTTCCGAGCATGCGAACTTATGGCGTATCACTGATGATTTCTGGGATCGTTGGGGCCTTCTTGAGGCGATGTTTGAGAGAACGGATACGTGGACTCCATTCCGTAAGCCCGGCGCTTGGCCGGATGCAGATATGCTGCCAATTGGGATTGTTGAATTTGATCGCCCAACCAATTTCACCAAAGATGAGCAGTATACCTTGATGACGCTTTGGTGCATTGCTCGCTCTCCCCTGATCTTTGGTGGAGATATGACCAAACTGGATGACTTCACTTTGAAAATGCTGACCCACCCGCCGATGCTTGAGGTCAATCAAAACAGCACTAACAATCGGCAAGTTTCTCGCGAACGAAACCATATCGTTTGGGTGGCGGACGTTCCTGGAAGCGATGACAAATATGTCGCTCTCTTTAATGCTCAAAGCGAGGGAGAGAATCTCGACTTCGAAGATGCAGACTATGCAAGTCCCGTTATCGCCGGTAAGGGGCAGTCGCAAGAAGTATCACTGAATATTGGTGACGCTACTCGACTGGTGCTTTTTGTTACCGACGGAGGCGATGGCATTAGCTGGGATCACGCCGTTTGGGTAGAGCCGACTCTGCATGGCCCAGAGGGGACTCTCAGCTTAACCGAACTGGAATGGACCTACGCGGATTCTGGTTGGGGAAGCCCTCAGGTGGACCTGACTTGCGAGGGGCAACCTTTGAAGGCCGAAGGTAATTCTGTATCCGGAATCGGGACACATTCCCAATCCAAAATCATTTTCGATATTCCAGCTGGTTACGATCGCTTCACGACTAAAGGAGTGGTGACGGAGGATGGTTCGGTCATGTTTGGCGTGCTAGCAGAAGATGCCAGCAAATCGATCGAAGTGGATACGTCGGTCTCTGTCGCCCTCAAGGATCTCGGTCTTAGTGGCAAGGTAAAGGTGGTAGACCTTTGGACAGAGGAGGCGCTCGGCGAGTTTGAAGGCAATTTCGAGCGAGAAATCGCACCGCACGGAGCGGGACTATACCGTTTTACGCCGCTTCTCTAA
- a CDS encoding lipid A-modifier LpxR family protein, with protein sequence MRSSAKTSTKIWTCFALVLTSITSAAETASPTPALAPSDRSIFTVTVENDFISNNDRLYTSGVRFANLLPEGKTLSLVDSTLGLFMKNDPSARHRYEVALGQQLFTPSDLDSDTLITDDRPYAAWLYAATGFTQIDNNVVDQVELSFGMVGPAALGEETQDLIHNFIDARIPNGWDNQLENEPTLQLVMQRSWLLLHEAETGPVQVDLMPFVGGIVGNVYTAANAGAAFSIGSKSKRSYGSPRLGLTLPGNGYFNSSPGAFSWQIFSSVNGAYMARNLFLDGNTFRDSPYSIVKKKTLAEYQIGVQIVWGYNRFSFVNITRSKEFESQDKAETYGAFSYSRAY encoded by the coding sequence GTGCGATCTTCCGCAAAAACTTCTACCAAAATCTGGACCTGCTTCGCCTTGGTTCTGACTTCAATTACTTCCGCCGCAGAAACGGCTTCACCCACGCCCGCCCTCGCTCCGAGCGATCGGAGCATATTCACCGTCACGGTCGAGAACGACTTTATCAGCAACAACGACCGACTCTATACCAGCGGTGTCCGTTTCGCGAATCTGCTGCCAGAAGGCAAAACGCTGAGCCTGGTGGATTCGACTTTGGGACTTTTCATGAAGAATGACCCGAGCGCTCGACATCGCTATGAAGTCGCACTCGGACAACAGCTCTTCACCCCCAGCGACCTCGACTCGGATACGTTGATCACAGACGACCGCCCCTATGCCGCTTGGCTCTACGCAGCCACCGGATTTACCCAAATCGATAACAACGTCGTCGACCAAGTGGAACTCAGCTTCGGCATGGTCGGCCCCGCCGCTTTGGGCGAGGAAACCCAAGACCTAATCCATAATTTCATAGATGCTCGCATCCCAAATGGCTGGGATAACCAGTTGGAAAACGAGCCAACTCTCCAACTCGTGATGCAACGTTCTTGGCTCCTGTTGCACGAAGCTGAAACCGGTCCAGTGCAGGTGGATTTGATGCCCTTTGTCGGCGGGATCGTTGGAAACGTTTACACCGCGGCCAATGCGGGAGCAGCATTCTCCATCGGCTCTAAATCTAAACGAAGCTACGGCTCACCCCGGCTTGGACTCACTTTACCGGGCAACGGTTACTTCAACTCCAGCCCGGGAGCCTTTTCCTGGCAGATCTTCAGCTCTGTGAATGGAGCGTACATGGCAAGAAACCTATTCCTCGACGGAAATACATTTCGCGACTCCCCCTACTCGATCGTCAAAAAGAAGACCTTGGCGGAGTACCAAATCGGCGTTCAGATCGTCTGGGGCTACAACCGCTTTTCTTTCGTAAACATCACCCGCAGCAAAGAATTCGAAAGCCAAGACAAAGCCGAAACCTACGGAGCCTTCAGCTACTCGCGAGCCTACTAA